The sequence TCATTTATTCGATCGAGGAGCAGTGGATGACCGCGTCTCGGATTGATCTCAAATCCCCCGACCTCTACGCGGAGGGGGTGCCCTACGCATTCTTCGACCGCCTGCGTAAGAGCGAGCCCGTCTATTGGCAGCCCGAGGAGGGCGGCACCGGCTATTGGGCCGTGACGAAACATGCTGATGTAGTTGCCGTCTCGCGGGACAGCGCCACGTTTTCCTCCGCGTTGGGCACCACGCAGATCGACGACTTCGACGACGAGACCCGGGCGAAGCAAGCGGCCATGCTCGTCAATCTGGATCCACCGGACCACACTCGGTTGCGCCAGTTGGTCAGCCGAGGATTCACGCCGCGCATGGTCAAGTCGCTGGAGGCGCACATCCGGGACATCTGCTCGCAGATAGTCGACGACCTACTCGACGCGGGAGAGGTCGATTTCGTGCGCCGCGCCGCGGCCCCCTTACCGCTCGAGGTGATCGCGGCTCTCCTGGGCGCACCCTCGTCGGACGTCGACAGGCTCTACGACTGGTCCAACCGGATGATCGGCTTCGACGATCCCGAGTACGCCACCACTCAGGCGGACGGCGAGCTCGCGGCGATGGAGATCTTCCTGTATGCCAACGAATTAGCGGCCCAGCGCCGCGTCGAACCGCGCGACGACATCGTCACCAAGCTGGTCCAGCCGGACGAGAATGGTGACACCCTCACCGAGATGGAATTCAACATGTTCTTCGTTCTCCTCGTGGTCGCGGGGAACGAGACGACACGCAACGCCACCGCGGGCGGCATGCAAGCTTTCATCGACCATCCCGAGCAGTGGCGCCGGTTGCAGGCCGAACCGGAACTTGCCGCGACCGCGGTCGAGGAGATCCTGCGGTGGGTCACGCCGGTGATGGACTTCCGGCGCACCGCCACCCGTGATGCGATGATCGGCAATCAACCGGTGGTCGCAGGCGACAAGGTGGTCATCTACTACCCGAGCGCCAATCGTGACGAGGACGTGTTCGACGCGCCGTACTGTTTCGACATCGCCCGAACGCCCAACCCGCACGTCGCCTTCGGGGGGAGCGGAATTCACTTCTGCCTCGGCGCGCACCTGGCACGGCTGGAATTGCGGATCCTGTTCGAGACGATGGCCGCCCGCATCGATCGCGTGGAGCCGACCGGTCCCATAACGCGGCTGCGGTCGAATTTCATCAGTGGCATCAAGGCAATGCCCGTACGTATTCACCCGCGCGGGCAGTAAATGCAGGACTTTTCGTTGCCAGGCCGACCAAACTGTAGTAGCGTCCAGACACGTGTCCAGTAAGATGAATTTCGAGTCCACCCGCCGCCGTTTGACCGAAAAGCAGGCAGACACTGTCGAGCGTCTGACCAAGGCTGCAGTCGAGGTGTTGCGGGCAGAGGGATTCGCCGGTCTCACCGTTCGATCGGTGGCCGGACTCGCCGGCGTCGCCCCGGCAACGGCGTACACCTACTTCTCCTCCAAGGAGCACCTCGTCGCCGAGGTGTTCTGGCGCCGCCTCGCGGCTTCACCCGAGGAGGCGGACGCGGGTCCCGACCGGACCGGACGGGTGGTGGCCGTGCTGCGGCACATCGCACTGTTGGTCGCCGACGAACCCGAGTTGGCCGGCGCCGTCACCAGCGCATTGCTCGGCCGTGACCCCGACGTGGAGCACCTGCGCACGCGGATCGGTATCGAGATCCGGCAGCGGCTTGCCGACGCACTCGGCAGCGATCCCGATCCGGACGTACTCGAGGCGCTGGAGCTGCTGTACGCGGGTGGGTTGGTCCGCGCGGGCATGGGCTACGGGTCGTACACCGAATTCGCAGATCGACTGGAAACTTCCGCCAAGCTGATCCTGGAGTGAATGCACATGACCGCAGCGTCGATCCCCGGAGCGTCACTCGATCCGGTGACGTTAAATCCCTACGATTACGACTTTCATGAGGATCCCTACGTCACCTATCGCCGACTGAGGGAAGAGGCGCCGGTCTACTACAACCCGGAACTCGATTTCTGGGCTCTTTCGCGTCACGAGGACGTCGTTGCAGCGTTTCGAGACAACACGCGGCTGTCGAGTGCCAACGGCGTGTCCCTCGATCCGGCGGCCTACGGTCCGAAGGCGTACAAGACGATGTCGTTCCTGGCCCTGGACGATCCGCGGCACATGCGGATGCGCCAGCTGGTCTCCCGGGGATTCACCCCGCGTCGTGTCAATGAATTACACGGGCGAATCGAGGAATTGACAACGCAGTATCTTGACCCGGCCTTGGCATCCGGGGAGTTCGATTGGATTCCGGAGTTCGCGGGCAAGCTACCCATGGACGTCATCTCGGAACTGATGGGTGTCCCCGAAACGGACCGTTCCGAATTGCGGCGACTCGCCGACCTGGTGGTGCACCGGGAGGAAGGCGTCCTGGATGTTCCCCAGGCAGCCATGGAAGCGTCGCTGTATCTCGTGGGCTACTACGCGGACATGATCGCCGAGCGGCGCAAGAAACCCGTGGACGATCTGACCTCGGCCCTGCTCGAAGCCGAGATCGATGGCGACCGGCTCACCGACGACGAAATCATCGCGTTCATGTTCCTCATGGTGGTTGCGGGCAACGAGACCACTACCAAGCTGCTCGGTAATGCTCTGTACTGGGGCTCACGGTTCCCGGACGAGGCGCGCAAGGTCCTCGGCGACCCGAGCCGGGTGTCGGAATGGGTAGAGGAGACTCTCCGCTACGACACCTCGAGCCAGATGGTTGCCCGCACGGCGGCCGTCGACGTCACCTTCCGCGACACGACCATTTCTGCCGGGGACAAGGTGCTGATCCTCATCGGGTCCGCGAACCGCGACCCCGCGGTATTCGAGGATGCCGACGAGTACCGGATCGGCCGGGACAGCAGCAACAAGCTCGCCAGCTTCGGCGGCGGCACGCACTTCTGCCTGGGCGCGCACATGGCCCGCCTCGAAGCGAAGATCGCTCTGACACAACTGGTCGAGAAGGTCGAAAGCTTCGAGGTGGACGAAAAGAATTGTGTGCGAGTTCATTCCACTAACGTTCGAGGTTTCGCCTCGCTTCCACTGAAAGTGCAGGTCCGTCATGCCTAGGTTCGAACCCCATCCGCCGCGGCGTCCTGCGATCATCAGCGGTGCCTCTTCGGGGATAGGTACCGCCACCGCCTATGCGCTTGCAGAACTCGGTCATCCCGTGGCACTCGGGGCGCGGCGAGTGGAGGAATGCGAGGCCATCGCCGACAAGATCCGAAGTAGCGGCGGTGAGGCTTTCGCGCACTTCCTCGACGTCACGGACACGGCGTCCGTGAACGACTTCGTGACAGCGGCCGAGAGCACCTTCGGTTCGACGGAGATCGTGCTGTCCGGTGCCGGGGACCTCGAGTTTTCCACCGCCCACGAGATGGATCCGGATCAGTTCCTGAAGCAGGTCGATGTACACCTCGTCGGCGCGCAGCGCCTCGCGCATCGGATCCTCCCCGGCATGATCGAACGCAAGCGCGGTGATTTCGTGCTGATCGGATCGGATTGCGCAGACTCACCACGACCGCGGATGGGCGCCTACAACGCCGCGAAAACCGGCGTCGAGGCAATGGGCAGGCAGATGCGGATGGAACTGGAGGGTACCGGTATCCGTGCGTCGATCGTGCGTCCCGGGCCCACCCAGACCGCTATGGGTATGAACACCACCGAGGAGGTCATCGGACCCGTCCTCGAAGACTGGGCGAAATGGGGTTTCGCCCGCCACTCCTACTTCTTGCGTGCGTCCGCGATCGCTGATGCCGTCGTCGCCACCGTGAGTGCGCCCCGTGGAGCACATCTGGTGCTGATCGAGGTCCAGCCCGAGGCGCCACTGCGAAAGGATGCCTGATGAATCTGACTCAGCCGCCGAGGGTTTCCGGCGGAGAGCGCGAACACGGCCACCTCGAGGAACTGCGCACCGACCCCATCGCCCTGATGCGGCGGGTGCGCGAGGAGTGCGGCGACGTGGGCGTCTTCCAATTGGTGGACCGCAACGTCATCATGCTGTCCGGGGCGGAAGCGAACGAGTTCTTCTTCCGTTCGAGCGACGAGGACCTGGATCAGCAGGCGGCCTATCCGTTCATGAAGCCGATCTTCGGTGAAGGTGTCGTGTTCGACGCCAGCCCCGAACGACGCAAGGAGATGCTGCACAACCAGGCTCTGCGCGGCGAGCAGATGAAGGGGCACGCCGCCACCATCGCCCACGAGGTCGATCGCATGGTGTCGCGCTGGGACGACGAGGGCGAGATCGACCTCCTCGAGTTCTTCGCGGAGCTCACCATCTATACGTCCTCGGCCTGCCTCATCGGCAAGAAGTTCCGGGACCAACTCGACGGTCGCTTCGCGCAGCTCTACCACGAACTCGAGCAGGGAACGGACGCGATCGCGTTCGTCGACCCCTACGCAGATATCGACAGCTTCCGGCGACGGGACGAGGCCCGGGTGCAGCTGGTCGCCCTCGTCCAGGACATCATGACGGACCGGATCGCACACCCTCCGCAGGGCAAGGAGGACCGGGACATGCTCGACGTCCTCGTCTCGATCAAGGACGAGAACGGCAACGAGCGGTTCAGTGCCGACGAGATCACGGGCATGTTCATCTCGATGATGTTTGCCGGCCACCACACGACTTCCGGCACAGCGGCGTGGACGCTGATCGAACTGCTTCGCCACCCCGACTACGCCAAGCAAGTCGTGGGCGAGCTCGACGATCTGTACGCCGACGGCTCCGATATCAGCTTCGGGGCGCTGCGGCAGATCCCGAAACTCGAGGCGGTGCTGAAGGAAACGTTGCGACTGCATCCTCCGCTGATCATCCTGCTGCGGGTGGCGCAGGGCGACTTCGAGGTAGGCGGATACCAGATTGCGCAGGGTGACCTAGTGGCTGCGACACCAGCGATCTCCAACCGTTTGGCCGAGGACTTCCCGAACCCGGACGCGTTCGACCCCGAGCGCTACATCGATCCGAACCAGGAAGACATCGTCAACCGGTGGACGTGGATCCCGTTCGGTGCGGGCCGGCACCGCTGCGTCGGTGCGGCATTCGCGTTGATGCAGCTCAAAGCTATCTTCTCCATCCTCCTGCAGGACTGGGAATTCGAGATGGCGCAGCCGTCGGAGACGTATCGCAACGACCACAGCAAGATGGTGGTTCAGCTGCAGCAGCCTTGTGCGGTGAGGTACCGGAAGCGCAGCAAGTGATGAAAGTCGAAGCCGACCTCGATCTGTGCCAGGGCCACGCCATGTGTGAGCTCGAGGCACCGGAGGTGTTCACCGTGCCGAAGCACGGGAAGGTCGAGATTGTGGATACTGCCCCGCCCGAGACGCTGCGCGCGAGTGTGGAAAGCGCCGTGCGCTTCTGTCCCACGCAGGCCTTGCGGATCGTCGAGGACAACGAAACTTCTGAAGGAGAATCCTGATGTCACAGTTCGATCGAAGGACCGGCCCGGCCGTACAGTTCGATCGCGCCGAGCTCGATGAGATGGTGCAGCGGTGGATCGACGAGAACAAGCGCTGCGAATCGCTCGGCGACTGGAAGCCGCTCGCCGAGATGTACACCGAGGACGCGACGTACGGATGGAACTACGGCCCCAAGGACGACTTCATGGCCGTCGGACGCGACGAGATTCGAGACCTCGCGCTCGGACAGGAGATGGAGGGGTTGGAGGGCTGGGAGTACCCCTATCAGAAAGTCGTCATCGATGACCGCAGCGGCGACGTCATCGGGTTCTGGAAACAGGTCTCCGATCGCACACGCGAGGACGGCACCCACTACCAGGTGTACGGGATCGGTGGTAGCTGGTTCCGCTACGGCGGCAACTTCCAATGGTCCTGGCAGCGTGACTTCTTCGACTTCGGCAACGTCTCCGCCCTGTTCCTCGAGATGATCACGAACAACGCGATGTCCGACGGTATGAACGCGCGGATCGCGCGCTCGACCTCCGGCCGGCTTCCGGGGTGGTATCCGGTGGGCCAGGCCCCGGTTCCGTTGTGGTGAGTGCCGTGCGGGTTCCCACGTCGTTCGCGGACCTGTCCCGTGAAGATCTCGCTGTGCTGGTGCCGGAACTGCTGCTGTGTGGGCATCTGATCGATCGCTCCGGCATGCCGCACCTGATCGGCGCGTTCGGACGCGAGGGGATGACGCAGGTCGCGATCGAGGAGTGGATGGCGGCGAGCCCGATCTACACCAAGCGGATGCAGCGCGCGCTGGCGTTCGAGGGTGATGGCGTCGTGACCATCTTCAAGGGCCTGCAACTCGACATCGGCGCGCCGCCACAGTTCATGGATTTCCGCTACCGCGTGATCGACCACGATCACGGCGAGTTCTGGCTGGACCATTGCGGGGCCCTCATGGACGTAGAACCGATGGGCGACGAGTACGTCACGTCCATGTGCCACGACATCGAGGACCCGACCTTCGACGCGACCGCGCTGGCCACCAACCCGCACGCGCAGGTGCGACCGGTCCACCGTCCGCCCCGGCGCCCGGCGGATCGCACTCCCCACTGCAAGTGGACCGTGACCATCGACGACGCACACACCCCACCACCGGTGCCCGAGGGTCTGGTGACGCTGGGCAGGTCGAGGGCCGCGGCGGTCGAATTGTCGCCGATCGACACTCGTGGGCCCGGCCGCCACGACTACTCGGATGCGCTTCTCAGCGATCTGCGGTTCTCCGACTTCTCCCATTCGGCCCTCGTCCGGATGGCCGAGGAAGTGTGCCTGCAACAGCACCTGCTCACGCTCGGATTCCTGTTGGCAGTGCGGTCGCGCACCGACGAGGAGTCGGCGATGACCATTGCGCGCAGACAATTCACCGGTATCGCCGGACTCACCTCCGAGCGGATCCGGAACGCGCTCGGGCTGCCGGGCGACCTCGAGGGACTCGCAGCCGTGCTCGCCATCCACCCGGCGTTCAATCCTCGCCAGTACGTCGAGGTCACGACCACCCTCGTCGATCGTCTTTTCCTCACCATTCGGCGTGCAGGCGGTTCCGACGCGGACGGTGCCTGGCCTTCGATGATCGACGGCGCACATCTGGAACCGCTCGACGCACTGCTGCGCGGGGTATCGCCGCGCTTCTCCGCACGGGTGATCGAGGAGACGGACACGGCGCTCACCGTGGAAGTTGTCACGGGGGAGGCGCCCGCGAAAGAGGCGTCGGAGGTGGCGCTCACCCGATTCAGCACGGGCGCCGACTTCGCCTTCACCGACCGCGGCATACCGCTACCCCTCAGTGTCGTCTGAAAGAGGACAAGTCCATGGCGTACAACCTTGCAGACCTCTTCGAACACTCCGTCGACGCCATGCCGGACCGGGTTGCGCTGATTGCGGCTGGACGGCGAATCACCTACCGCGAACTCGAGGACCGGGCCAACCGCTTGGCGCACAACTTACTCGAGGCAGGCCTGACCACCGGCTCCCATATCGGTGTGCACCTGCACAATTCGATCGAGACGGTGGAAACACTGCTGGCCGCGTTCAAGATCCGGGCCGTTCCCATCAATATCAACTACCGCTACACCAGCGACGAACTCGCCTACGTCTACGGCAATGCCGACTTGGAAGCCGTCGTCCATCATCGGGTCTACTCGCCGCGGATCGCCGAAGTCCTGCCCTCGCTGCCGAAGATCCGGTACACCGTGGTCGTCGAGGACGACCTCGGCGGCGTCGGGTTGCACAGCGACTCGGTGCCGTACGAAGAAGCGCTGTCCGGCAGCGGCCGTAGGGACTTCGGCGAGCGCAGCAACGACGATGTGTTCATCATGTACACCGGCGGCACCACGGGACGTCCGAAAGGTGTCGTGTGGACGCATGAGTCGATCTGGCGAGTGCTCGCCGGCGGCCTCGACTTCTATACCGGTGAGGCCATCGAAGACGAATACCAGCAGTCGCAGGTGGGGTCCGAGGGCGAGCCGACGTTGTGGTTCGCGTTGCCGCCGCTGATCCACGCCGCGGCGATGATGCCCACCCTCACCGCGCTGTTCAGCGGCAACACCGTGCTCTTGGAGTCGAAATTCGATCCGCACCGGACCTGGGAACTGGTGGAGCGACACCGGGTGCAGATCCTCATCATCACCGGAGATGCGATGGGGCGTCCCCTGATCGAGGCTCGTCAGTCCTCGCGCACCGACACGTCGAGCCTTGCGGTGGTCGCGTCGGGTGCGGCGCTGTTCTCTCCGGTGATCAAGGATGCGTTTCTCGACGCATTCCCGAACCTGGTGGTGTCGGATTCCATCGGCGCCTCCGAAACCGGCTTCGGCGGAATCGGGTTCGCGACCAAGGGGCAGAAACAAGTAGGTGGGCCGCGGGTACCCGCCGGCCGGTATGCCATGGTGATCGGCGACGACGATCGCCCCATCGAGCCCGGATCCGGTAATGATGGCTGGTTCGCCAAGGGCGGCTACGTCCCGCTCGGTTACTACAACGATCCCGAGAAGACGAAGGAGATATTCCGGGAGGTCGACGGCAAGCCCGTCGTGGTCACAGGTGACCGTGCGCGCATCGAGGAGGACGGTTCGATCACCCTCCTCGGGCGCGGCAACATGGTGATCAACACCGGCGGTGAGAAGGTGTTCGCCGAAGAGGTCGAGAGCGCGGTGAAGGCGTACCGCGACATCTACGACGCCATCGTCGTCGGTGTGCCGGACGAACGCTGGGGGCATCGCGTCTCCGCGGTCGTGCAGCCGCGGGACGGTGCCGGAATCGACTTCGACGGCCTCGAACACCACGTGCGGCAGAGCCTCGCCGGGTACAAGATTCCGCGGCTCCTGTGGGTGGAAGACGCTGTGCAGCGAACACCCAGCGGCAAGCCGGACTACCGCTGGGCGCAGGGCGTCACCAAGCAGCGGGACCCCGACTACCGCGTCATATCCGGCTGACCAGGCGTTCGTACCGCAACGTGGTGGCGCAGCGCGCGCGTGCGCGCCGTGCCACCACGGTGCAGGGTCAGGCCGGTGCGCGAACGACCAGAACCGTGCCGGGGAACTCGGCGGCCAGTTCCTGCCTGCTGTGCTTCACGGCGGCGGTGCCGTACCCCTTCTTGCGGCACTCGGGTGCTACCCAGATGGCTACGTCGACTTCGCGTCCGGTGAGCTCACCGAAGACCAACCCGACGGAGCTGTTCTCGGCGGTGTCCTCGCAGACGAACCACGCTGCGGACTCGTCGTCGATTCGCTTCAAACCCTCCGCGCGTTCCTTCTCGATCCGCTCCTGCGACCACGGAGTGCCGTCTTCCTCCTGTTCGGCGCAGCGGCGGCGGAACAACTCGGCGTCCTCGTCGGTGGGTGTGAACGGACGCAGACGGAAATTGCGCCCGGTGCTCGCCGGGCGGTCGGACGCCGTCCACTCCAACTTCGCGTCGAGGTCTTCGAGTTCCGACTGGATGCGGAGGCGTTCATCCTTGGTGAGGCGACGGAACGTCAGATTGAGGACGGCTTCCGCGTACGCCTCGGATGTGTCCAGGAGGCCGGCGACGGTGGTGAGCGCCTCGGCATGATCCTTGCTGTCGACGATCGCATCGAGGACTTCGTGTCGCCGTTCGAGCGCGCGCAGAAGTGCT comes from Rhodococcus oxybenzonivorans and encodes:
- a CDS encoding acyl-CoA synthetase, which translates into the protein MAYNLADLFEHSVDAMPDRVALIAAGRRITYRELEDRANRLAHNLLEAGLTTGSHIGVHLHNSIETVETLLAAFKIRAVPININYRYTSDELAYVYGNADLEAVVHHRVYSPRIAEVLPSLPKIRYTVVVEDDLGGVGLHSDSVPYEEALSGSGRRDFGERSNDDVFIMYTGGTTGRPKGVVWTHESIWRVLAGGLDFYTGEAIEDEYQQSQVGSEGEPTLWFALPPLIHAAAMMPTLTALFSGNTVLLESKFDPHRTWELVERHRVQILIITGDAMGRPLIEARQSSRTDTSSLAVVASGAALFSPVIKDAFLDAFPNLVVSDSIGASETGFGGIGFATKGQKQVGGPRVPAGRYAMVIGDDDRPIEPGSGNDGWFAKGGYVPLGYYNDPEKTKEIFREVDGKPVVVTGDRARIEEDGSITLLGRGNMVINTGGEKVFAEEVESAVKAYRDIYDAIVVGVPDERWGHRVSAVVQPRDGAGIDFDGLEHHVRQSLAGYKIPRLLWVEDAVQRTPSGKPDYRWAQGVTKQRDPDYRVISG
- a CDS encoding SDR family oxidoreductase yields the protein MPRFEPHPPRRPAIISGASSGIGTATAYALAELGHPVALGARRVEECEAIADKIRSSGGEAFAHFLDVTDTASVNDFVTAAESTFGSTEIVLSGAGDLEFSTAHEMDPDQFLKQVDVHLVGAQRLAHRILPGMIERKRGDFVLIGSDCADSPRPRMGAYNAAKTGVEAMGRQMRMELEGTGIRASIVRPGPTQTAMGMNTTEEVIGPVLEDWAKWGFARHSYFLRASAIADAVVATVSAPRGAHLVLIEVQPEAPLRKDA
- a CDS encoding cytochrome P450, whose amino-acid sequence is MTAASIPGASLDPVTLNPYDYDFHEDPYVTYRRLREEAPVYYNPELDFWALSRHEDVVAAFRDNTRLSSANGVSLDPAAYGPKAYKTMSFLALDDPRHMRMRQLVSRGFTPRRVNELHGRIEELTTQYLDPALASGEFDWIPEFAGKLPMDVISELMGVPETDRSELRRLADLVVHREEGVLDVPQAAMEASLYLVGYYADMIAERRKKPVDDLTSALLEAEIDGDRLTDDEIIAFMFLMVVAGNETTTKLLGNALYWGSRFPDEARKVLGDPSRVSEWVEETLRYDTSSQMVARTAAVDVTFRDTTISAGDKVLILIGSANRDPAVFEDADEYRIGRDSSNKLASFGGGTHFCLGAHMARLEAKIALTQLVEKVESFEVDEKNCVRVHSTNVRGFASLPLKVQVRHA
- a CDS encoding cytochrome P450, which encodes MTASRIDLKSPDLYAEGVPYAFFDRLRKSEPVYWQPEEGGTGYWAVTKHADVVAVSRDSATFSSALGTTQIDDFDDETRAKQAAMLVNLDPPDHTRLRQLVSRGFTPRMVKSLEAHIRDICSQIVDDLLDAGEVDFVRRAAAPLPLEVIAALLGAPSSDVDRLYDWSNRMIGFDDPEYATTQADGELAAMEIFLYANELAAQRRVEPRDDIVTKLVQPDENGDTLTEMEFNMFFVLLVVAGNETTRNATAGGMQAFIDHPEQWRRLQAEPELAATAVEEILRWVTPVMDFRRTATRDAMIGNQPVVAGDKVVIYYPSANRDEDVFDAPYCFDIARTPNPHVAFGGSGIHFCLGAHLARLELRILFETMAARIDRVEPTGPITRLRSNFISGIKAMPVRIHPRGQ
- a CDS encoding GNAT family N-acetyltransferase: MTTQVQDRIHDRRELTAALLRALERRHEVLDAIVDSKDHAEALTTVAGLLDTSEAYAEAVLNLTFRRLTKDERLRIQSELEDLDAKLEWTASDRPASTGRNFRLRPFTPTDEDAELFRRRCAEQEEDGTPWSQERIEKERAEGLKRIDDESAAWFVCEDTAENSSVGLVFGELTGREVDVAIWVAPECRKKGYGTAAVKHSRQELAAEFPGTVLVVRAPA
- a CDS encoding TetR/AcrR family transcriptional regulator; protein product: MNFESTRRRLTEKQADTVERLTKAAVEVLRAEGFAGLTVRSVAGLAGVAPATAYTYFSSKEHLVAEVFWRRLAASPEEADAGPDRTGRVVAVLRHIALLVADEPELAGAVTSALLGRDPDVEHLRTRIGIEIRQRLADALGSDPDPDVLEALELLYAGGLVRAGMGYGSYTEFADRLETSAKLILE
- a CDS encoding ferredoxin; this encodes MKVEADLDLCQGHAMCELEAPEVFTVPKHGKVEIVDTAPPETLRASVESAVRFCPTQALRIVEDNETSEGES
- a CDS encoding cytochrome P450; protein product: MNLTQPPRVSGGEREHGHLEELRTDPIALMRRVREECGDVGVFQLVDRNVIMLSGAEANEFFFRSSDEDLDQQAAYPFMKPIFGEGVVFDASPERRKEMLHNQALRGEQMKGHAATIAHEVDRMVSRWDDEGEIDLLEFFAELTIYTSSACLIGKKFRDQLDGRFAQLYHELEQGTDAIAFVDPYADIDSFRRRDEARVQLVALVQDIMTDRIAHPPQGKEDRDMLDVLVSIKDENGNERFSADEITGMFISMMFAGHHTTSGTAAWTLIELLRHPDYAKQVVGELDDLYADGSDISFGALRQIPKLEAVLKETLRLHPPLIILLRVAQGDFEVGGYQIAQGDLVAATPAISNRLAEDFPNPDAFDPERYIDPNQEDIVNRWTWIPFGAGRHRCVGAAFALMQLKAIFSILLQDWEFEMAQPSETYRNDHSKMVVQLQQPCAVRYRKRSK